A portion of the Platichthys flesus chromosome 7, fPlaFle2.1, whole genome shotgun sequence genome contains these proteins:
- the LOC133956402 gene encoding cryptochrome-1-like: MSNSIHWFRKGLRLHDNPALQEAVGGAGTLRCVYFLDPWFAGSSNVGVNRWRFLLQCLEDLDANLRKLNSRLFVIRGQPANVFPRLFKEWKISRLTFEYDSEPFGKERDAAIQKLAMEAGVEVNVKISHTLYDLDKIIELNGGQPPLTYKRFQTLISRLDPPEMPSETLSHALMAGCVTPVSDHHGDQYGVPSLEELGFDVEDLPPAVWPGGETEALTRIERHLERKAWVANFERPRMNANSLLASPTGLSPYLRFGCLSCRLFYFKLTDLYRKVKKNSSPPLSLYGQLLWREFFYTTATNNPRFDKMEGNPICVRIPWDKNPEALAKWAEAKTGFPWIDAIMTQLRQEGWIHHLARHAVACFLTRGDLWISWEEGMKVFEELLLDADWSVNAGSWMWLSCSSFFQQFFHCYCPVGFGRRTDPNGDFIRRYLPVLRGFPAKFIYDPWNAPEAVQAAAKCIIGLHYPKPMVHHAEASRLNIERMKQIYQQLSRYRGLGLLASVPSASGGMMSFSPGEQQPVLGGSGSSVSSGHSSRSIFLNFDSKEPKEQQQHGFQHSVPDASRSITSSRQGHEFAVPQPPVLLPATRGSITGKRERESERDGAGEEEEGSCSLHKMQRKSAEMT, encoded by the exons atgtcaaactccATCCACTGGTTCCGCAAGGGCCTTCGCCTCCATGACAACCCCGCGCTGCAGGAGGCGGTGGGGGGGGCGGGCACGCTGCGCTGCGTCTACTTCCTGGACCCGTGGTTCGCCGGCTCCTCCAACGTGGGCGTCAACAGGTGGAG GTTCCTCCTCCAGTGTTTGGAAGATCTGGACGCCAACCTTCGAAAGCTCAACTCCCGCCTGTTTGTCATCCGGGGTCAACCAGCCAATGTGTTCCCTCGACTCTTCAAG GAGTGGAAGATCTCTCGTCTGACCTTCGAGTACGACTCGGAGCCTTTTGGGAAGGAGAGAGACGCTGCTATCCAGAAGTTGGCCATGGAGGCGGGGGTGGAGGTCAACGTGAAGATATCACACACCCTCTACGACCTGGACAA GATCATCGAGCTGAACGGCGGGCAGCCTCCTCTCACCTACAAGCGGTTCCAGACCCTGATCAGTCGGCTGGATCCTCCTGAGATGCCTTCAGAGACTCTGTCCCACGCGCTGATGGCCGGCTGCGTCACCCCCGTCTCCGACCACCACGGAGACCAGTACGGGGTCCCGTCGCTGGAGGAGCTCG GCTTCGACGTGGAGGACCTGCCGCCGGCTGTGTGGCCCGGAGGAGAGACCGAGGCTCTGACCCGGATCGAGCGCCACCTGGAGAGGAAA GCGTGGGTGGCGAACTTCGAGCGCCCCAGGATGAACGCCAACTCGCTGCTGGCCAGCCCCACGGGCCTCAGCCCCTACCTGCGCTTCGGCTGCCTCTCCTGTCGCCTCTTCTACTTCAAGCTCACCGACCTCTACCGAAAG GTGAAGAAGAACAGctcccccccgctctccctGTACGGTCAGTTGCTGTGGCGTGAGTTCTTCTACACCACGGCGACCAACAACCCCCGCTTCGACAAGATGGAGGGAAACCCCATCTGCGTCCGCATCCCCTGGGACAAGAACCCGGAGGCTCTCGCCAAGTGGGCCGAGGCCAAGACGGGTTTCCCCTGGATCGACGCCATCATGACCCAGCTGAGGCAGGAGGGCTGGATCCACCACCTGGCCCGGCACGCGGTGGCCTGCTTCCTCACCCGGGGAGACCTGTGGATCAGCTGGGAGGAGGGGATGAAG GTCTTTGAGGAGCTGCTCCTGGATGCGGACTGGAGCGTGAACGCAGGCAGCTGGATGTggctctcctgcagctccttcttcCAGCAGTTCTTCCACTGCTACTGCCCCGTGGGCTTCGGCCGGCGCACCGACCCCAACGGGGACTTCATCAG GCGATACCTCCCTGTCCTCCGAGGTTTCCCTGCTAAGTTCATCTACGACCCGTGGAACGCCCCGGAGGCTGTGCAGGCGGCCGCCAAGTGCATCATCGGCCTCCATTACCCGAAGCCCATGGTGCATCACGCAGAGGCCAGCAGACTCAACATCGAGAGGATGAAGCAGATCTACCAACAACTCAGCCGATACAGGGGACTGG GCCTCCTGGCCTCCGTGCCGTCGGCGAGCGGGGGAATGATGAGCTTCTCTCCTGGAGAGCAGCAGCCAG tgCTTGGAGGCTCAGGGAGCTCTGTGTCGTCgggtcacagcagcagaagcatcTTCCTCAACTTTGACAGTAAAGAACcgaaggagcagcagcagcatg GATTCCAGCACTCGGTGCCGGACGCCAGCCGGAGCATCACCAGCAGCCGACAGGGCCACGAGTTCGCTGTGCCTCAGCCCCCAG taCTCCTCCCAGCCACCAGAGGCAGCATCACAGGGAAACGGGAGCGGGAGTCGGAACGTGACGGGgcgggagaggaagaggaggggtcCTGCTCCCTGCACAAGATGCAGAGGAAGAGTGCAGAG aTGACCtag
- the si:dkey-150i13.2 gene encoding mitochondrial carnitine/acylcarnitine carrier protein, with product MGEETRVSPLKNFVAGGVGGACLLLAGHPLDTIKVRLQTQPKASCTQYVLYTGTYDCFRKTVSKEGILGLYRGMGAPLAGVAPMMAISFFGFGLGKQLQQTDPGQLLTPSQVFLAGCLAGVFTTVIVAPGERIKCLLQVQASSGQTRYSGPVDCALRLYREQGLRGVYKGTLLTLIRDVPSNGLYFLTYQYLKHFLTPEGQSVSQLSTPRILLAGGVAGILNWTIALPPDVLKSNFQTAAEGKYRGLVDVLRTLLREEGPRALYKGFNPVFLRAFPANAACFLGFEVALKGLNVIAPSW from the exons ATGGGGGAAGAAACAAGAGTTTCTCCGCTGAAGAACTTCGTGGCCGGAGGAGTAGGTGGAGCGTGTCTGCTGCTGGCTGGACACCCGCTGGACACCATCAAG GTGAGGCTACAAACACAACCCAAAGCCTCCTGCACTCAGTATGTCCTCTACACAGGAACATATGACTGCTTCCGCAAGACTGTGTCCAAagag ggtaTCCTCGGCCTCTACAGGGGAATGGGGGCGCCGCTGGCGGGCGTGGCTCCGATGATGGCCATCAGCTTCTTCGGCTTCGGTCTGGGGAAACAGCTCCAGCAGACGGATCCTGGCCAACTTCTAAC GCCCTCTCAGGTCTTCCTGGCTGGATGTCTGGCAGGCGTCTTCACCACAGTGATCGTGGCTCCAGGAGAGAGGATCAAGTGTTTACTGCAG gtgcagGCGAGCAGCGGTCAGACTCGGTACTCGGGTCCAGTGGACTGTGCGCTCCGGCTCTACAGGGAGCAGGGGCTCCGCGGCGTCTACAAAGGGACGCTGCTCACTCTGATCAGAG ACGTGCCTTCTAATGGTCTCTACTTCCTCACATATCAATACCTCAAACACTTCCTGACAcctgagggtcaaag TGTTTCTCAGCTGAGCACTCCCAGAATCCTCCTGGCCGGGGGCGTCGCCGGAATATTGAACTGGACGATCGCTCTCCCCCCCGACGTCCTCAAGTCCAACTTCCAGACAG ctgcagagGGGAAGTACAGAGGTCTTGTGGACGTCCTGAGAACGCTGCTGCGTGAGGAAGGCCCTAGAGCGCTCTATAAGGGATTCAACCCCGTCTTCCTCCGAGCCTTCCCTGCCAACGCG gcCTGTTTCTTGGGCTTCGAAGTGGCTCTGAAGGGATTAAACGTGATCGCTCCCAGTTGGTGA
- the tmem81 gene encoding transmembrane protein 81: MLLASEGLHCPLLLLFLLLHPVGSADVEDAAEEQVEVVTDSSPCSATCGLGFKTQTLCLLRDDQRATEEEPGSKDGTEVSEECRVHKVTCQELWQCGLRTLTVTSGQRLEVDCLGDVMKAMGSVSWRVSWRFARGIISSDDSLFARWKPRQLHRLILDPVREEDAGTYLCEVQDGSFRRVKRVYWGVRVLPAGILDLDN, from the exons ATGCTTCTTGCATCTGAAGGCCTTCAttgtcccctcctcctcctcttcctcctcctccatcctgtgGGCTCAGCTGACGTGGAGGATGCAgcggaggagcaggtggaggtcgTCACCGACAGCTCCCcctgcagcgccacctgtggCCTGGGGTTCAAAACCCAAACCCTGTGTTTGCTGAGAGACGACCAGAGAGCGACGGAGGAGGAGCCAGGAAGTAAAGATGGGACGGAG GTGTCCGAGGAGTGTCGAGTGCACAAGGTGACGTGTCAGGAGTTGTGGCAGTGTGGCCTCCGGACGCTGACTGTGACCTCAGGACAGAGGCTGGAGGTCGACTGCCTGGGAGACGTGATGAAGGCCATGGGGTCGGTCTCAtggag GGTGTCGTGGCGTTTCGCTCGAGGAATCATCTCCTCTGACGACTCTCTGTTTGCTCGCTGGAAACCTCGTCAGCTGCACCGGCTGATTCTGGACCCGGTCCGAGAGGAGGACGCAG GAACGTACCTCTGTGAGGTGCAGGACGGCAGCTTCCGCAGAGTGAAGAGGGTTTACTGGGGCGTCCGGGTTCTACCTGCTGGGATCCTGGATCTGGATAACTGA
- the atp6ap1a gene encoding ATPase H+ transporting accessory protein 1a, translating into MASCRTPQLRSSGLPAALVVFLGLLSALSAGSCDEQVPLILWTSEGVSAPPLSPPTGGHIVGQQQLASYLENALNEGPRNVVLFLQDKMSVEDFTMYGGAFGNKQDSVFPNLEGALKSSSSPLVLPAVSWPASNAVIGQLQDQLETSPLYMDPETLSQLRLNASSPALLVFRLPYGVGADLMSAKEILSGNDEVIGQVLSVMKTQSVPYTAIYTALRPSREAASLSVEAGVGGGRSLLQARGGHRERERERERQRKIKEKAETYGPVEFKEGEDTCILLWAKGLSVSILRSGRWEDHDLTPSTFGEGVSPKLHGSSCDKSRAKLVLSYENVLGHSSFKLIFAMSQRLYKVSARRWFTLDAVELEYDGTRARFNGSRSVYAPAEFSFRCESVTSFRWPLLVPHSSKDPANQWRVSFEDLQIQGFNVSGGEFSYASDCAGFFSAGIWMGLLTSLLMVLVLTYGLHMIMQLHTMDRFDDPKGPAISVPQTE; encoded by the exons ATGGCGTCGTGTCGGACTCCGCAGCTCCGCAGCAGCGGCCTCCCCGCGGCTCTGGTCgtgtttctgggcttgttgaGCGCACTGAGCGCGGGGAGCTGTGACGAGCAGGTGCCGCTGATCCTGTGGACGAGTGAAGG ggtctctgctcctcctctgtccccccccACCGGGGGGCACATCgtggggcagcagcagctcgccAGCTACCTGGAGAACGCTCTGAACGAGGGGCCGAGAAATGTGGTGCTGTTCCTGCAGGACAAG ATGAGCGTAGAGGACTTCACCATGTATGGAGGAGCGTTCGGGAACAAGCAGGACAGTGTCTTTCCCAACCTCGAG GGGGCTCTGAAGTCCTCGTCCTCCCCGCTGGTGCTACCTGCCGTGTCCTGGCCGGCCTCTAATGCAGTGATTGGTCAGCTCCAGGACCAATTAGAAACCTCCCCTCTGTACATGGACCCTGAGACCCTGAGTCAGCTGAGACTGAACGCCTCCTCTCCGGCCCTGCTGGTGTTCAGGCTGCCCTACGGCGTCGG GGCTGATCTGATGTCTGCTAAAGAAATTCTCAGTGGAAATG ACGAGGTGATTGGTCAAGTGTTGAGCGTCATGAAGACCCAGTCGGTTCCATACACGGCCATTTACACAGCCCTGCGCCCCTCCCGG GAGGCAGCGTCCCTCTCCGTGGAGGCCGGTGTGGGGGGAGGCCGCTCACTGCTGCAGgccagaggaggacacagggagagggagagagagagggagaggcagcgGAAGATCAAGGAGAAGGCGGAGACCTATGGTCCGGTGGAGTTTAAG GAGGGGGAGGACACCTGTATCCTCCTGTGGGCCAAAGGCCTCTCGGTGAGCATCCTGCGGAGCGGCCGCTGGGAGGATCACGACCTGACCCCGTCCACCTTCGGAGAGGGAGTCAGCCCAAAGCTCCACGGCTCCAGCTGCGACAAATCCAGAGCAAA GTTGGTTCTTAGTTATGAAAACGTCCTCGGCCACAGCAGCTTCAAACTGAT cttCGCTATGAGCCAGCGTCTGTACAAGGTGTCTGCTCGCCGCTGGTTCACGCTGGACGCCGTGGAGCTGGAGTACGATGGAACCAGAGCCAGGTTCAACGGCAGCCGGAGCGTCTACGCCCCGGCAGAGTTCTCGTTCCGCTGCGAGTCCGTCACCAGCTTCCGGTGGCCGCTGCTCGTCCCGCACTCGTCCAAAGATCCGGCCAATCAGTGGAGGGTCTCTTTTGAAGATCTCCAG ATTCAAGGCTTCAACGTGTCGGGCGGTGAGTTCTCGTACGCCAGCGACTGCGCCGGCTTCTTCTCTGCTGGCATCTGGATGGGCCTGTTGACCAGTCTGCTCATGGTCCTGGTCCTCACCTATGGGCTGCACATGATCATGCAGCTCCACACGATGGACCGCTTCGATGACCCCAAGGGCCCGGCCATCTCCGTCCCCCAGACAGAGTGA